One window from the genome of Balaenoptera musculus isolate JJ_BM4_2016_0621 chromosome 3, mBalMus1.pri.v3, whole genome shotgun sequence encodes:
- the ADAMTS10 gene encoding A disintegrin and metalloproteinase with thrombospondin motifs 10 isoform X2, with protein sequence MAPACQILRWALALGLGLTFEVTHAFRSQDEFLSSLESYEIAFPTRVDHNGALLAFSPPTPRRQRRGTGPQAESRLFYKVAAPSTHFLLNLTRSPRLLAGHVSVEYWTREGLAWQRAARPHCLYAGHLQGQAGSSHVAISTCGGLHGLIVADEEEYLIEPLQGGPKGHRGPEESGPHVVYKRSSLRHPHLDTACGVRDEKPWKGRPWWLRTLKPPPAWPLGNETERGQPGLKRSVSRERYVETLVVADKMMVAYHGRRDVEQYVLAIMNIVAKLFQDSSLGNIVNILVTRLILLTEDQPTLEITHHAGKSLDSFCKWQKSIVNRSGHGNAIPENGVANHDTAVLITRYDICIYKNKPCGTLGLAPVGGMCERERSCSINEDIGLATAFTIAHEIGHTFGMNHDGVGNSCGARGQDPAKLMAAHITMKTNPFVWSSCSRDYITSFLDLGLGLCLNNRPPRQDFVYPTVAPGQAYDADEQCRFQHGVKSRQCKYGEVCSELWCLSKSNRCITNSIPAAEGTLCQTHTIDKGWCYKRVCVPFGSRPEGVDGAWGPWTPWGDCSRTCGGGVSSSSRHCDSPRPTIGGKYCLGERRRHRSCNTDDCPPGSQDFREMQCSEFDSVPFRGKFYTWKTYRGGGVKACSLTCLAEGFNFYTERAAAVVDGTPCRPDTVDICVSGECKHVGCDRVLGSDLREDKCRVCGGDGSACETIEGVFSPAWPGAALKGDQESLLLEGLPGTPQPHRLPLAGTTFQLRQGPDQTQSLEALGPINASLIVMVLARTELPVLRYRFNAPITRDALPPYSWHYAPWTKCSAQCAGGSQVQAVECRNQLDSSAVAPHHCSAHSKLPKRQRACNTEPCPPDWVVGNWSRCSRSCDAGVRSRSVVCQRRVSAAEEKALDDSACPQPRPPVLEACHGPACPPEWAALDWSECTPSCGPGLRHRVVLCKSADHRATLPPAHCPPAAKPPATMRCNLRRCPPARWVAGEWGECSAQCGFGQQQRPVRCSSHTGQPSRECAEALRPPATQQCEAKCDSAPPGDGLEECKDVNKVAYCPLVLKFQFCSRAYFRQMCCKTCQGR encoded by the exons ATGGCTCCTGCCTGCCAGATCCTCCGCTGGGCCCTCGCCCTGGGGCTGGGCCTCACGTTCGAGGTCACGCACGCCTTCCGGTCTCAAG ATGAGTTCCTATCCAGTCTGGAGAGCTATGAGATCGCCTTCCCCACCCGAGTGGACCACAACGGGGCACTGCTGGCCTtctcacccccaacccccaggagGCAGCGTCGGGGCACAGGGCCCCAAGCAGAGTCCCGCCTTTTCTACAAGGTGGCTGCACCGAGCACCCACTTCCTGCTGAACCTGACCCGCAGCCCTCGCCTCCTGGCAGGGCATGTCTCCGTGGAGTACTGGACTCGAGAGGGCCTGGCCTGGCAGAGGGCCGCCCGGCCCCACTGCCTCTACGCCGGCCACCTGCAGGGCCAGGCCGGCAGCTCCCATGTGGCCATCAGCACCTGTGGGGGCCTG CATGGCCTGATCGTGGCAGATGAAGAAGAATACTTAATCGAGCCGCTGCAAGGTGGGCCCAAGGGGCACCGGGGCCCAGAGGAGAGTGGTCCCCACGTGGTGTACAAGCGTTCCTCCCTGCGTCACCCCCACCTGGACACAGCCTGTGGAGTGAGAG ATGAGAAACCGTGGAAGGGGCGGCCTTGGTGGCTGCGCACCCTGAAACCGCCACCTGCCTGGCCCCTCGGGAATGAAACAGAGCGCGGCCAGCCAGGCCTGAAGCGCTCGGTCAGCCGAGAGCGCTACGTGGAGACCCTGGTGGTGGCTGACAAGATGATGGTGGCCTACCACGGACGCCGAGACGTGGAACAGTATGTGCTGGCCATCATGAACATT GTTGCCAAACTTTTCCAGGACTCGAGTCTGGGAAACATCGTTAATATCCTGGTAACACGCCTTATCCTGCTCACGGAGGACCAG CCCACCCTGGAGATCACCCACCACGCCGGGAAGTCCCTGGACAGCTTCTGTAAGTGGCAGAAATCCATCGTGAACCGCAGCGGCCACGGCAATGCCATTCCAGAGAACGGCGTGGCCAACCATGACACGGCGGTGCTCATCACGCG CTATGACATCTGCATCTACAAGAACAAACCCTGCGGCACACTAG GCCTGGCCCCCGTGGGCGGGATGTGTGAGCGAGAGAGAAGTTGTAGCATCAACGAAGACATCGGCCTGGCCACGGCATTCACCATTGCCCACGAGATCGGACACAC GTTTGGCATGAACCACGACGGCGTGGGGAACAGCTGCGGGGCCCGTGGCCAGGACCCAGCCAAACTCATGGCCGCGCACATCACCATGAAGACCAACCCGTTTGTGTGGTCCTCCTGCAGCCGTGACTACATCACCAGCTTTCTGGA CTTGGGCCTGGGGCTCTGCCTGAACAACCGGCCGCCCAGACAGGACTTCGTGTACCCAACAGTGGCCCCCGGCCAGGCCTATGATGCAGATGAACAATGCCGCTTCCAGCATGGAGTCAAATCGCGTCAGTGTAAATACGGG GAGGTCTGCAGCGAGTTGTGGTGTCTGAGCAAGAGCAACCGGTGCATCACCAACAGCATCCCGGCCGCCGAGGGCACGCTGTGCCAGACGCACACCATCGACAAGGGG TGGTGCTACAAGCGGGTCTGCGTCCCCTTCGGGTCGCGGCCGGAGGGCGTGGACGGCGCCTGGGGCCCGTGGACCCCGTGGGGCGACTGCAGCCGGACGTGCGGCGGCGGCGTGTCCTCCTCCAGCCGTCACTGCGACAGCCCCAG GCCGACGATCGGGGGCAAGTACTGCCTGGGCGAGAGACGGAGGCACCGTTCCTGCAACACCGAT GACTGTCCCCCAGGCTCCCAGGACTTCAGGGAAATGCAGTGCTCTGAATTTGACAGTGTCCCCTTCCGTGGAAAATTCTACACGTGGAAAACGTACCGGGGAG GGGGCGTGAAGGCCTGCTCGCTCACGTGCCTAGCAGAAGGCTTCAACTTCTACACGGAGAGGGCGGCGGCTGTGGTGGACGGGACGCCCTGCCGCCCAGACACAGTGGACATTTGTGTCAGCGGCGAGTGCAAG CACGTGGGCTGCGACCGGGTCCTGGGCTCTGACCTGCGGGAAGACAAGTGCAGAGTGTGTGGGGGTGATGGCAGCGCCTGCGAAACCATCGAGGGGGTCTtcagcccagcctggcctggaGCCG CCCTGAAGGGGGACCAGGAGTCCCTGCTGCTGGAGGGGCTGCCTGGGACCCCCCAGCCCCACCGCCTGCCCCTGGCCGGGACCACCTTTCAGCTGCGACAAGGGCCGGATCAGACCCAGAGCCTAGAAGCCCTGGGACCCATTAACGCATCTCTCATCGTCATG GTGCTGGCCCGGACTGAGCTGCCGGTCCTCCGCTACCGCTTCAATGCACCCATCACCCGAGATGCACTGCCTCCGTACTCCTGGCACTACGCGCCCTGGACCAAGTGCTCGGCCCAGTGTGCAGGCG GCAGCCAGGTGCAGGCTGTGGAGTGCCGCAATCAGCTGGACAGCTCAGCCGTGGCTCCGCACCACTGCAGCGCCCACAGCAAGCTACCCAAGAGGCAGCGCGCCTGCAACACAGAGCCCTGCCCGCCCGA cTGGGTCGTAGGGAACTGGTCGCGCTGCAGCCGCAGCTGTGATGCGGGCGTGCGCAGCCGCTCCGTCGTGTGCCAGCGCCGCGTGTCGGCCGCCGAGGAAAAGGCGCTGGACGACAGCGCTTGCCCGCAGCCGCGCCCACCGGTGCTGGAGGCCTGCCACGGCCCGGCCTGCCCTCCGGAGTGGGCCGCCCTCGACTGGTCGGAG TGCACCCCCAGCTGCGGGCCGGGCCTCCGCCACCGTGTCGTCCTTTGTAAGAGCGCAGATCACCGCGCCACACTGCCCCCCGCGCACTGCCCGCCCGCGGCCAAGCCGCCGGCGACCATGCGCTGCAACCTGCGCCGCTGCCCGCCGGCCCGCTGGGTGGCGGGAGAGTGGGGTGAG TGCTCCGCGCAGTGCGGCTTCGGGCAGCAACAGCGCCCGGTGCgctgctccagccacacagggCAGCCCTCGCGCGAGTGCGCGGAGGCCCTGCGGCCCCCCGCCACGCAGCAGTGCGAGGCCAAGTGTGACAGCGCGCCCCCCGGGGACGGCCTGGAAG AGTGCAAGGATGTGAACAAGGTCGCCTACTGCCCCCTGGTGCTGAAATTTCAGTTCTGCAGCCGAGCCTACTTCCGCCAGATGTGCTGCAAAACCTGCCAAGGCCGCTAG
- the ADAMTS10 gene encoding A disintegrin and metalloproteinase with thrombospondin motifs 10 isoform X1, which produces MAPACQILRWALALGLGLTFEVTHAFRSQDEFLSSLESYEIAFPTRVDHNGALLAFSPPTPRRQRRGTGPQAESRLFYKVAAPSTHFLLNLTRSPRLLAGHVSVEYWTREGLAWQRAARPHCLYAGHLQGQAGSSHVAISTCGGLHGLIVADEEEYLIEPLQGGPKGHRGPEESGPHVVYKRSSLRHPHLDTACGVRDEKPWKGRPWWLRTLKPPPAWPLGNETERGQPGLKRSVSRERYVETLVVADKMMVAYHGRRDVEQYVLAIMNIVAKLFQDSSLGNIVNILVTRLILLTEDQPTLEITHHAGKSLDSFCKWQKSIVNRSGHGNAIPENGVANHDTAVLITRYDICIYKNKPCGTLGLAPVGGMCERERSCSINEDIGLATAFTIAHEIGHTFGMNHDGVGNSCGARGQDPAKLMAAHITMKTNPFVWSSCSRDYITSFLDLGLGLCLNNRPPRQDFVYPTVAPGQAYDADEQCRFQHGVKSRQCKYGEVCSELWCLSKSNRCITNSIPAAEGTLCQTHTIDKGWCYKRVCVPFGSRPEGVDGAWGPWTPWGDCSRTCGGGVSSSSRHCDSPRPTIGGKYCLGERRRHRSCNTDDCPPGSQDFREMQCSEFDSVPFRGKFYTWKTYRGGGVKACSLTCLAEGFNFYTERAAAVVDGTPCRPDTVDICVSGECKHVGCDRVLGSDLREDKCRVCGGDGSACETIEGVFSPAWPGAGYEEVVWIPKGSVHIFIQDLNLSLSHLALKGDQESLLLEGLPGTPQPHRLPLAGTTFQLRQGPDQTQSLEALGPINASLIVMVLARTELPVLRYRFNAPITRDALPPYSWHYAPWTKCSAQCAGGSQVQAVECRNQLDSSAVAPHHCSAHSKLPKRQRACNTEPCPPDWVVGNWSRCSRSCDAGVRSRSVVCQRRVSAAEEKALDDSACPQPRPPVLEACHGPACPPEWAALDWSECTPSCGPGLRHRVVLCKSADHRATLPPAHCPPAAKPPATMRCNLRRCPPARWVAGEWGECSAQCGFGQQQRPVRCSSHTGQPSRECAEALRPPATQQCEAKCDSAPPGDGLEECKDVNKVAYCPLVLKFQFCSRAYFRQMCCKTCQGR; this is translated from the exons ATGGCTCCTGCCTGCCAGATCCTCCGCTGGGCCCTCGCCCTGGGGCTGGGCCTCACGTTCGAGGTCACGCACGCCTTCCGGTCTCAAG ATGAGTTCCTATCCAGTCTGGAGAGCTATGAGATCGCCTTCCCCACCCGAGTGGACCACAACGGGGCACTGCTGGCCTtctcacccccaacccccaggagGCAGCGTCGGGGCACAGGGCCCCAAGCAGAGTCCCGCCTTTTCTACAAGGTGGCTGCACCGAGCACCCACTTCCTGCTGAACCTGACCCGCAGCCCTCGCCTCCTGGCAGGGCATGTCTCCGTGGAGTACTGGACTCGAGAGGGCCTGGCCTGGCAGAGGGCCGCCCGGCCCCACTGCCTCTACGCCGGCCACCTGCAGGGCCAGGCCGGCAGCTCCCATGTGGCCATCAGCACCTGTGGGGGCCTG CATGGCCTGATCGTGGCAGATGAAGAAGAATACTTAATCGAGCCGCTGCAAGGTGGGCCCAAGGGGCACCGGGGCCCAGAGGAGAGTGGTCCCCACGTGGTGTACAAGCGTTCCTCCCTGCGTCACCCCCACCTGGACACAGCCTGTGGAGTGAGAG ATGAGAAACCGTGGAAGGGGCGGCCTTGGTGGCTGCGCACCCTGAAACCGCCACCTGCCTGGCCCCTCGGGAATGAAACAGAGCGCGGCCAGCCAGGCCTGAAGCGCTCGGTCAGCCGAGAGCGCTACGTGGAGACCCTGGTGGTGGCTGACAAGATGATGGTGGCCTACCACGGACGCCGAGACGTGGAACAGTATGTGCTGGCCATCATGAACATT GTTGCCAAACTTTTCCAGGACTCGAGTCTGGGAAACATCGTTAATATCCTGGTAACACGCCTTATCCTGCTCACGGAGGACCAG CCCACCCTGGAGATCACCCACCACGCCGGGAAGTCCCTGGACAGCTTCTGTAAGTGGCAGAAATCCATCGTGAACCGCAGCGGCCACGGCAATGCCATTCCAGAGAACGGCGTGGCCAACCATGACACGGCGGTGCTCATCACGCG CTATGACATCTGCATCTACAAGAACAAACCCTGCGGCACACTAG GCCTGGCCCCCGTGGGCGGGATGTGTGAGCGAGAGAGAAGTTGTAGCATCAACGAAGACATCGGCCTGGCCACGGCATTCACCATTGCCCACGAGATCGGACACAC GTTTGGCATGAACCACGACGGCGTGGGGAACAGCTGCGGGGCCCGTGGCCAGGACCCAGCCAAACTCATGGCCGCGCACATCACCATGAAGACCAACCCGTTTGTGTGGTCCTCCTGCAGCCGTGACTACATCACCAGCTTTCTGGA CTTGGGCCTGGGGCTCTGCCTGAACAACCGGCCGCCCAGACAGGACTTCGTGTACCCAACAGTGGCCCCCGGCCAGGCCTATGATGCAGATGAACAATGCCGCTTCCAGCATGGAGTCAAATCGCGTCAGTGTAAATACGGG GAGGTCTGCAGCGAGTTGTGGTGTCTGAGCAAGAGCAACCGGTGCATCACCAACAGCATCCCGGCCGCCGAGGGCACGCTGTGCCAGACGCACACCATCGACAAGGGG TGGTGCTACAAGCGGGTCTGCGTCCCCTTCGGGTCGCGGCCGGAGGGCGTGGACGGCGCCTGGGGCCCGTGGACCCCGTGGGGCGACTGCAGCCGGACGTGCGGCGGCGGCGTGTCCTCCTCCAGCCGTCACTGCGACAGCCCCAG GCCGACGATCGGGGGCAAGTACTGCCTGGGCGAGAGACGGAGGCACCGTTCCTGCAACACCGAT GACTGTCCCCCAGGCTCCCAGGACTTCAGGGAAATGCAGTGCTCTGAATTTGACAGTGTCCCCTTCCGTGGAAAATTCTACACGTGGAAAACGTACCGGGGAG GGGGCGTGAAGGCCTGCTCGCTCACGTGCCTAGCAGAAGGCTTCAACTTCTACACGGAGAGGGCGGCGGCTGTGGTGGACGGGACGCCCTGCCGCCCAGACACAGTGGACATTTGTGTCAGCGGCGAGTGCAAG CACGTGGGCTGCGACCGGGTCCTGGGCTCTGACCTGCGGGAAGACAAGTGCAGAGTGTGTGGGGGTGATGGCAGCGCCTGCGAAACCATCGAGGGGGTCTtcagcccagcctggcctggaGCCG GGTACGAGGAAGTCGTCTGGATCCCCAAAGGCTCCGTCCACATTTTCATCCAGGACCTGAACCTCTCCCTCAGTCACCTGG CCCTGAAGGGGGACCAGGAGTCCCTGCTGCTGGAGGGGCTGCCTGGGACCCCCCAGCCCCACCGCCTGCCCCTGGCCGGGACCACCTTTCAGCTGCGACAAGGGCCGGATCAGACCCAGAGCCTAGAAGCCCTGGGACCCATTAACGCATCTCTCATCGTCATG GTGCTGGCCCGGACTGAGCTGCCGGTCCTCCGCTACCGCTTCAATGCACCCATCACCCGAGATGCACTGCCTCCGTACTCCTGGCACTACGCGCCCTGGACCAAGTGCTCGGCCCAGTGTGCAGGCG GCAGCCAGGTGCAGGCTGTGGAGTGCCGCAATCAGCTGGACAGCTCAGCCGTGGCTCCGCACCACTGCAGCGCCCACAGCAAGCTACCCAAGAGGCAGCGCGCCTGCAACACAGAGCCCTGCCCGCCCGA cTGGGTCGTAGGGAACTGGTCGCGCTGCAGCCGCAGCTGTGATGCGGGCGTGCGCAGCCGCTCCGTCGTGTGCCAGCGCCGCGTGTCGGCCGCCGAGGAAAAGGCGCTGGACGACAGCGCTTGCCCGCAGCCGCGCCCACCGGTGCTGGAGGCCTGCCACGGCCCGGCCTGCCCTCCGGAGTGGGCCGCCCTCGACTGGTCGGAG TGCACCCCCAGCTGCGGGCCGGGCCTCCGCCACCGTGTCGTCCTTTGTAAGAGCGCAGATCACCGCGCCACACTGCCCCCCGCGCACTGCCCGCCCGCGGCCAAGCCGCCGGCGACCATGCGCTGCAACCTGCGCCGCTGCCCGCCGGCCCGCTGGGTGGCGGGAGAGTGGGGTGAG TGCTCCGCGCAGTGCGGCTTCGGGCAGCAACAGCGCCCGGTGCgctgctccagccacacagggCAGCCCTCGCGCGAGTGCGCGGAGGCCCTGCGGCCCCCCGCCACGCAGCAGTGCGAGGCCAAGTGTGACAGCGCGCCCCCCGGGGACGGCCTGGAAG AGTGCAAGGATGTGAACAAGGTCGCCTACTGCCCCCTGGTGCTGAAATTTCAGTTCTGCAGCCGAGCCTACTTCCGCCAGATGTGCTGCAAAACCTGCCAAGGCCGCTAG
- the ADAMTS10 gene encoding A disintegrin and metalloproteinase with thrombospondin motifs 10 isoform X3, whose translation MAPACQILRWALALGLGLTFEVTHAFRSQDEFLSSLESYEIAFPTRVDHNGALLAFSPPTPRRQRRGTGPQAESRLFYKVAAPSTHFLLNLTRSPRLLAGHVSVEYWTREGLAWQRAARPHCLYAGHLQGQAGSSHVAISTCGGLHGLIVADEEEYLIEPLQGGPKGHRGPEESGPHVVYKRSSLRHPHLDTACGVRDEKPWKGRPWWLRTLKPPPAWPLGNETERGQPGLKRSVSRERYVETLVVADKMMVAYHGRRDVEQYVLAIMNIVAKLFQDSSLGNIVNILVTRLILLTEDQPTLEITHHAGKSLDSFCKWQKSIVNRSGHGNAIPENGVANHDTAVLITRYDICIYKNKPCGTLGLAPVGGMCERERSCSINEDIGLATAFTIAHEIGHTFGMNHDGVGNSCGARGQDPAKLMAAHITMKTNPFVWSSCSRDYITSFLDLGLGLCLNNRPPRQDFVYPTVAPGQAYDADEQCRFQHGVKSRGLQRVVVSEQEQPVHHQQHPGRRGHAVPDAHHRQGGRRSGASTAWARDGGTVPATPMTVPQAPRTSGKCSALNLTVSPSVENSTRGKRTGEACSLTCLAEGFNFYTERAAAVVDGTPCRPDTVDICVSGECKHVGCDRVLGSDLREDKCRVCGGDGSACETIEGVFSPAWPGAGYEEVVWIPKGSVHIFIQDLNLSLSHLALKGDQESLLLEGLPGTPQPHRLPLAGTTFQLRQGPDQTQSLEALGPINASLIVMVLARTELPVLRYRFNAPITRDALPPYSWHYAPWTKCSAQCAGGSQVQAVECRNQLDSSAVAPHHCSAHSKLPKRQRACNTEPCPPDWVVGNWSRCSRSCDAGVRSRSVVCQRRVSAAEEKALDDSACPQPRPPVLEACHGPACPPEWAALDWSECTPSCGPGLRHRVVLCKSADHRATLPPAHCPPAAKPPATMRCNLRRCPPARWVAGEWGECSAQCGFGQQQRPVRCSSHTGQPSRECAEALRPPATQQCEAKCDSAPPGDGLEECKDVNKVAYCPLVLKFQFCSRAYFRQMCCKTCQGR comes from the exons ATGGCTCCTGCCTGCCAGATCCTCCGCTGGGCCCTCGCCCTGGGGCTGGGCCTCACGTTCGAGGTCACGCACGCCTTCCGGTCTCAAG ATGAGTTCCTATCCAGTCTGGAGAGCTATGAGATCGCCTTCCCCACCCGAGTGGACCACAACGGGGCACTGCTGGCCTtctcacccccaacccccaggagGCAGCGTCGGGGCACAGGGCCCCAAGCAGAGTCCCGCCTTTTCTACAAGGTGGCTGCACCGAGCACCCACTTCCTGCTGAACCTGACCCGCAGCCCTCGCCTCCTGGCAGGGCATGTCTCCGTGGAGTACTGGACTCGAGAGGGCCTGGCCTGGCAGAGGGCCGCCCGGCCCCACTGCCTCTACGCCGGCCACCTGCAGGGCCAGGCCGGCAGCTCCCATGTGGCCATCAGCACCTGTGGGGGCCTG CATGGCCTGATCGTGGCAGATGAAGAAGAATACTTAATCGAGCCGCTGCAAGGTGGGCCCAAGGGGCACCGGGGCCCAGAGGAGAGTGGTCCCCACGTGGTGTACAAGCGTTCCTCCCTGCGTCACCCCCACCTGGACACAGCCTGTGGAGTGAGAG ATGAGAAACCGTGGAAGGGGCGGCCTTGGTGGCTGCGCACCCTGAAACCGCCACCTGCCTGGCCCCTCGGGAATGAAACAGAGCGCGGCCAGCCAGGCCTGAAGCGCTCGGTCAGCCGAGAGCGCTACGTGGAGACCCTGGTGGTGGCTGACAAGATGATGGTGGCCTACCACGGACGCCGAGACGTGGAACAGTATGTGCTGGCCATCATGAACATT GTTGCCAAACTTTTCCAGGACTCGAGTCTGGGAAACATCGTTAATATCCTGGTAACACGCCTTATCCTGCTCACGGAGGACCAG CCCACCCTGGAGATCACCCACCACGCCGGGAAGTCCCTGGACAGCTTCTGTAAGTGGCAGAAATCCATCGTGAACCGCAGCGGCCACGGCAATGCCATTCCAGAGAACGGCGTGGCCAACCATGACACGGCGGTGCTCATCACGCG CTATGACATCTGCATCTACAAGAACAAACCCTGCGGCACACTAG GCCTGGCCCCCGTGGGCGGGATGTGTGAGCGAGAGAGAAGTTGTAGCATCAACGAAGACATCGGCCTGGCCACGGCATTCACCATTGCCCACGAGATCGGACACAC GTTTGGCATGAACCACGACGGCGTGGGGAACAGCTGCGGGGCCCGTGGCCAGGACCCAGCCAAACTCATGGCCGCGCACATCACCATGAAGACCAACCCGTTTGTGTGGTCCTCCTGCAGCCGTGACTACATCACCAGCTTTCTGGA CTTGGGCCTGGGGCTCTGCCTGAACAACCGGCCGCCCAGACAGGACTTCGTGTACCCAACAGTGGCCCCCGGCCAGGCCTATGATGCAGATGAACAATGCCGCTTCCAGCATGGAGTCAAATCGC GAGGTCTGCAGCGAGTTGTGGTGTCTGAGCAAGAGCAACCGGTGCATCACCAACAGCATCCCGGCCGCCGAGGGCACGCTGTGCCAGACGCACACCATCGACAAGGGG GCCGACGATCGGGGGCAAGTACTGCCTGGGCGAGAGACGGAGGCACCGTTCCTGCAACACCGAT GACTGTCCCCCAGGCTCCCAGGACTTCAGGGAAATGCAGTGCTCTGAATTTGACAGTGTCCCCTTCCGTGGAAAATTCTACACGTGGAAAACGTACCGGGGAG GCCTGCTCGCTCACGTGCCTAGCAGAAGGCTTCAACTTCTACACGGAGAGGGCGGCGGCTGTGGTGGACGGGACGCCCTGCCGCCCAGACACAGTGGACATTTGTGTCAGCGGCGAGTGCAAG CACGTGGGCTGCGACCGGGTCCTGGGCTCTGACCTGCGGGAAGACAAGTGCAGAGTGTGTGGGGGTGATGGCAGCGCCTGCGAAACCATCGAGGGGGTCTtcagcccagcctggcctggaGCCG GGTACGAGGAAGTCGTCTGGATCCCCAAAGGCTCCGTCCACATTTTCATCCAGGACCTGAACCTCTCCCTCAGTCACCTGG CCCTGAAGGGGGACCAGGAGTCCCTGCTGCTGGAGGGGCTGCCTGGGACCCCCCAGCCCCACCGCCTGCCCCTGGCCGGGACCACCTTTCAGCTGCGACAAGGGCCGGATCAGACCCAGAGCCTAGAAGCCCTGGGACCCATTAACGCATCTCTCATCGTCATG GTGCTGGCCCGGACTGAGCTGCCGGTCCTCCGCTACCGCTTCAATGCACCCATCACCCGAGATGCACTGCCTCCGTACTCCTGGCACTACGCGCCCTGGACCAAGTGCTCGGCCCAGTGTGCAGGCG GCAGCCAGGTGCAGGCTGTGGAGTGCCGCAATCAGCTGGACAGCTCAGCCGTGGCTCCGCACCACTGCAGCGCCCACAGCAAGCTACCCAAGAGGCAGCGCGCCTGCAACACAGAGCCCTGCCCGCCCGA cTGGGTCGTAGGGAACTGGTCGCGCTGCAGCCGCAGCTGTGATGCGGGCGTGCGCAGCCGCTCCGTCGTGTGCCAGCGCCGCGTGTCGGCCGCCGAGGAAAAGGCGCTGGACGACAGCGCTTGCCCGCAGCCGCGCCCACCGGTGCTGGAGGCCTGCCACGGCCCGGCCTGCCCTCCGGAGTGGGCCGCCCTCGACTGGTCGGAG TGCACCCCCAGCTGCGGGCCGGGCCTCCGCCACCGTGTCGTCCTTTGTAAGAGCGCAGATCACCGCGCCACACTGCCCCCCGCGCACTGCCCGCCCGCGGCCAAGCCGCCGGCGACCATGCGCTGCAACCTGCGCCGCTGCCCGCCGGCCCGCTGGGTGGCGGGAGAGTGGGGTGAG TGCTCCGCGCAGTGCGGCTTCGGGCAGCAACAGCGCCCGGTGCgctgctccagccacacagggCAGCCCTCGCGCGAGTGCGCGGAGGCCCTGCGGCCCCCCGCCACGCAGCAGTGCGAGGCCAAGTGTGACAGCGCGCCCCCCGGGGACGGCCTGGAAG AGTGCAAGGATGTGAACAAGGTCGCCTACTGCCCCCTGGTGCTGAAATTTCAGTTCTGCAGCCGAGCCTACTTCCGCCAGATGTGCTGCAAAACCTGCCAAGGCCGCTAG